GCCGTGAGCCAGGGCTGGTAGCGGAACAGCTCGGGCAGGTAGCCGACCCGAGCCCGGGCCTTCGGGTCGCGCCCCGGCCGGCCGAGCAGCAGCACCTCCCCCGAGTCGGGGCGGACCAGGCCGAGCAGGATCTTGATCACGGTGGTCTTGCCGGCGCCGTTGGGCCCGAGCAGGCCGACCACCTCGCCCCGGCCGACCGTGCAGGAGACGTCGTCGACCGCGACCCGGCTCCGATAGCGCTTGCGCAGGCCCGAGCACCACACCGCCGGCCCCGGTGCCAGCTCGGTGACCAGCCGTTGTGCTGCTTCGAGCGAACTCATCGCGACCCCAATCCGCGGGCGACGGCGAGCACCTCGTCGGCGCTCAATGACCCGGCCACCGCGGTGACGATGCCGTTGTCGAGCCAGACGACGGCCGACATCGTGCTGTCGCGCGAACTCAGCAGCGTGGCGGGGACGCCGCCGACGTCGGTCGCCGAGCTCTTCATGTGCTCGAGCGACGTGAACAGCGGCAGCGTGGTGCCGTCGCCGGAGAAGCCGCGCAACTGCGCCGCGACGTTGGACGGCAGCACGGGCAGCAGATAGTCGCGGGCCGTCTCGAACGGCACACCCGAGGAGGTGTAGGCCGTCGGCGCGACCGCGCGGGCGACGATCATCGCCGGGACCGGCCGGCCCTGCGACCACATCGCGACCAGGCCGGGACCGGCGACCAGCCGGAACTTGCTGCCGTCGAGGCCGGGCGGCGGTGGCGGCAGCGTCACCCCGGCCGCCGCCGCGGTCTGCGCGGTCTTCGCGGCGGAGAAGGTGAACAGCGCACTGGCCCGGGCACCGACCTGATAGGTGGGTGGCCCGTTGACCCCCTTGGGTAGCTCGCGCACCACCGGGACGGCGAGACCGGTGGCCTGCGACGCGGCGGCGGCGTCGGCGACCGCGTGGATGTCGATCGGTTCGACCGGCACGAGCTCGCCGAAGGCGTCGAGCTCGGGCATCGTGATGAGGTCGGCCTCCGGCGCGGTGACCGGGGCGATCTGCTCGGTGCGGAAGATCTGGAGCCAGTCACCCGCCGCGGCGGCGCTGGCCCCGGTCAACAGAACAGCGACGCCGGCCACGGCGACCACCGGCCGGCTCAGCAAGCCCCGCCACCGGCCGGCGCGTCCGCGTCCGCCGGCCGCGACCAGCCGCCGCAAGCCGGCATCCGCCTCGCTCGCGGAGGCGGGCGAGGGCTCGCCCGACGCGACCAGCCGCTGCAAGCCGGCGTCGGCCTCGCTCGCGGAGGCGGGCGAGGATTCGCCCCCCGCGACCAGCCGCCGCAAGCCGGCGTCGGCCTCGCTGGAGGTAAGCGTTGGTTCGCCGGCCGCGAGCAGGCGTAGCCACCCGGCGTCGACATCGGTGGGGACGACGAAGTCGAGTGCGCCGCTGGCGAACGACGCGTCGGCTTCGACCGCCGCGAGCCCGGTCAGGCAGACCCGGCAGCCGGCGACGTGGGCGCGGTCGGTGTCGGCGACGCCGGCCGGCTCGTCGAGCAGCCGGCGCAGCGTGCCGTCAGTCGGATGGCGCATGACGGTTCAACTCCTCGCGAAGGGCGGACTCGGCGCGGCGCACGGTGGTGCCCACGCTGCCGGGTGACAGATCGAGCGCGGCGGCGACCTCGGCGTAGGTCAGGCCGCTGTGCCGCAGGACCAGGGCCATCGCCTGGCGGCGGGGCAGCCGGGCCAGCGCGGCCCGCACCCGGCGGCGCTCGTCGAGGATGACGACCGCGTCGGCGATGTCGGGTGTGACGGCGCCGCCGTCGCGGGCGGCCTCTTCACGGGACATCCGGCGGCGGCCCGAGCGCAGATGGTTGAGCGCGGTGTGTGCCGCCGCGACCGACAGCCAGCCGATGGCCTCGCCGGCCGGCACGGCGGAGCGGCCGAAGGTCAGGAACACCTCCTGCGCCACGTCTTCGGCCTCGTCGCGGGAGCCGAGCACGCGCGCGGCGACGCCGACGACCCGCGGGTAGGCACTGCGGAAGACCTCTTCGAGGTCGGGGCGGACCGCTGCCACCACGCCACCATGCCGCACACCGTCCACATCTGTAGAGCACCACCGGCGGCCTGCATGTGACACACCGGCAGAACCGGCTGAACGTCGGCTGGCCGACTGTGTGTCGGCACGCGGAAGCACACGCTGTCGCACATGCCGACGCTCAGGATCGCCGTAGCCGCTGGTCTGGGCCTGCTCATCACCGCCGTCGTGCCGGCGGCAGCGGCCGCCGCACCGCCGCCGTCGCCCAACAAGGCCTACTGGGCCGACGACAACCACCTGCGCTACGAGGGCGGGATCGGGAAGACCAACAATCTCACGATCACCAACTACGGCCGGTTGCCCGGCGTCACCAAGTGGCTCTTCGACGATGTGAGCCAGATCGTGCCGGGCGTCGGCTGCGTGAACGTGACCGGCGACAACACCAAGGCCATCTGCACCGAGCAGGACAACACGATCTCCTGGTTCGCCGTCTACCTCGGCATGGGCAACGACACGCTGGTCTTCGACGCCTTCTTCGACACCTACACCCGGATCTACGGCGGCACCGGCGGCGACACCATCACCGTCGGCGACAGTGCCGACCCCTACGTCGAGGTCTACGGCGAAGACGGCGACGACATGATCACGCGTACGGCCGGCGACAGCTACCTGCGGATCAGTGGCGGCCCCGGCGCCGACGAGCTGTGCGGCACCGACGCCTACGTCACCTACGACGACCATCCGGCCGCCGTCTTCGTCTCGCTCGGCGGGCCGGCCGGCGACGACGGCATGCCCGGCGAGGGCGACACGGTGTGCGGCACGGTCGCGGGCGTGAGCGGCACCGGCTTCGCCGACGGCCTGGTGGCCGGCAGCGGCCCGGCCGACCTGAGCGGCAAGGCGGGTGCCGACGTGCTGGTCGGTGGCGCGTCGAGCGACACCCTGTTCGGCGGGGAGGGCAACGACCTGATCTTCGGGTACGCCGGTGACGACTGGCTGGTCGGCGAGGGCGGCGCGGACACCCTCAACGGCGGCACCGGCGCCGACGACCGCTGCGACTACGACGCCCTGGACACGATCAGCGCCTGCGAGGACGCCTACTGACCTGCGCTTCCTCGGCCGAACAGCCGAGCCGCGATCCTCAAATCGGTCGAAAGACGCCGAAACCCGGAATACCGGGCACACCGTCGCTAACCTCGGTTTAAAGGGGCTAGTGAGGGGACCGGGCGTATGACCGAGAATGTGTTACCAGCGTCGGAGCTCTACACCGACGAGTTCGCCGCCGATCCCTATCCGGCCTTCGCCAAGCTGCGCGAAGACAGTCCAGTGTGTCCGGTCACGTCGCCGCGGTTCGACTCCTTCCTGATCACCCGCTTCGACGACGCCAAGGCGGCGCTCAACGACCCGCGCCTCTCCAAGGACCTCTACGGACCGGAACAGCACTTCCTGCGCATCTTCGGGCCCAACTCCGAGGCCATCAACAAGAACATGCTCAACTCCGACCCGCCCGAGCACAGCCGGCTGCGCCGGATCACCTCGCGGGCGTTCGCGCCCCGGCGGATCGAGGCGCTGCGGCCGCGGGTGGCCGAGATCGTCAGCGAGCTGCTCGACAAGGTGGTGCCGCAGGGCCAGGCCGACCTGATGCACGACTTCGCGATCCCGCTGCCGATGATGGTGATCTCCGAGCTGCTCGGCATCCCGACCGCCGACCACGACCAGGTGCTCGCCTGGACCCAGGTGATCCGCGAGTCCGGGTCGTCGGGCCGCCCGCCCGCGGAGGAACGCGCGGCCGTGCAGGAGGCCCAGCTCCAGCTGCACCACTATCTCGCCGACGTGATCCAGGCCAAGCGCGCCCAGCCGCCGGCCGACGACATGATCAGCTCGCTGATCGAGGCCTGCGACCAGGACGGGCAGCTCTCCGAGCGGGAACTGGTCAGCACCACGTTCCTGCTGCTGTTCGCCGGGCACCAGACCACCGCCGACTTCATCGGCAACGCGATGGTGGCCCTGCTGACCAACCCGGAACAGCTCGACCTGCTGCTGCGTACACCGGAGCTGTTGCCTTCGGCGGTTGAAGAACTGCTCCGCTTCGACGGCCCGTTGCCGGTGGCCAGCCCGCGGATCGCCACGGAGGACCTCGAGTTCCGCGGCGTGCGCATCCCCGCGGGTTCGATCGTCGGCGTGGCGATCAACGCGGCCAACCACGACCCCGAGGCGTTCGCCGACGCCGACCGGCTCGACCTGAGCCGCGAACGCGGGCCGCACATGGGCTTCGGGCACGGCGTGCACTACTGCCTCGGCGTGACGCTGGCCCGGATCGAGGCGCAGATCGGCATCGGGGCGCTGCTCCGCCGGCTGCCCGGATTGCGGCTCGCGCTGCCGGTCGAGGAACTGCGCCGGCTGCCGGCCGCGTCGCCGTTCCGTGGCCTCATCGAGCTTCCCGTCCGCTTCAACGCCTGACCGACAGCAATAGATCCAAACCTTGAAGGAGCAGCAGTGGTATTCCGCAACGTGATCGTCTGCCGCATCGTCCCGGGCAGCGAGCAGAAGGTCGCCGACGTCTTCGGGCACTTCGACAAGGTGACCCGGCCGCAGGACGTCGGCGTGACCGGTCGCATCCTGCTGTCGCTCGACGACCTCTACATCCACGTCGTCGAGCGTGCGCAGGACCCGGAGATCAGCGGCCAGAAGCGTGGCCTGCCGGCGTTCCAGGAGATCGCGGACGCGATCGGGCAGTTCGTCACGCCCTACCCGCGCAACTGGGAGAACCCGTCGCACTCGGTCGCCAAGCCGTTCTACAGCTGGGTCGCGCCGAACGCCCAGTCGTCGGCGGCGAACCCGATGGTCATCGTGCAGCGGATCAAGCCCGGCTCCGAGCCGGCGGTGGCCCAGGTCTTCGCCGAGTCCGACAACGGGCCGCTGCCGGGCCAGATGGGCGTCACCGGGCGCTGGCTCTACTCGATCGACGACGTCTACGTGCACCTGATGGAGCGCACCGACCAGGCGGTCGCCGAGGGGCTCGGGCAGAACCACCACGCGCCGGCCTTCACCAAAATCATCGAAGACCTGAGCCCGTACGTGGCGCCCTACAACCCCGAGAAGTGGCGCGGACCGCAGGACTCGATGGCCAAGCCGTTCTACAGCTGGAAAGCCAGCGACTGACCCGGCTCCGGATAGGAAAGGGCACCCCGCAACCAGCGGGGTGCCCTTCCTGCTGACCGGCTCAGCCGCGCCAGTTGTAGAACTCGCGAGCGACCGCGTCGGCCGGCGACTTCCAGGTCTTCGGGTCGTAGGGCTGGATGTAGGCCCGCAGGTCCTCGCTGATCTGCTGGAACCCGGGCAGCGCCGGGCCCTTGCGCAGCGCCTCCGACGGGTCGTCGCGGAACTCGATGACGTGCAGGTAGAGGTCGCCGAGCGAGTAGAGCGACCGGGTCTTGACCCCGAGGTCGTGCGGCAGGTCGGTGGCGTCGGACTCGGCGAAGATCCGGGCGACGGACTTCTCCTCGCCGGGCTTGATGCGGGCGACGATGACGGACCGGTTCATGTCACTTCCCCTTACGCGAAGATGCCAGCGAGGTGCTCGTCGATCGCGGTGGCGACGACGGGCGAACTGCGGAACCCGACGTGCCCGTCGGGCCGGATCAGGTAGGCGCCGGTGCCGCGCAGGCCGTACGCGTCGCGGAAAGCGCCGGACGCGTCCCGCAGGACCGGGGTCTCGAGCGTGCCGGGCACCGTCGCGTCCGGGCTCGCCACCACGTAGATGTTGAGCGAGCCGCGGGCCTTCTCGGCCAGCTTGTCGAAGCCGGCATACTCGTCGTCGCCGGTCGAGCCGTCGGCGTAGACGAGCAGGGTGTGCGCGGTGCCCCGGGTGAGCTCGAAGACCCGCACCTGGTGCCCGACCCCGAAGCGGCGGAGGTCGCGCACGTCCGGGGCCCGGTCGCCGGGCTGTGGCCCGCCGTCGAAGAGGTCACCGGAGGAGCCGACCAGTGGGCTGCCGGCGTACGACAGCGTCATCTGCATTTCGAGCATGAACTGCTCGCGCTCGTCGTCCATGTCCATCTCGTCGGTGAACGCGATCTTCACCGCGCGATCGACGATCGCCTTGCCGGCCGGCCGGCGCTCGGCCTCGTAGCTGTCGAGCAGCCCCGGAGCCGCGGCGCCGCGGACCGCCAGCGCGAGCTTCCAGCCCAGGTTCCAGGCGTCCTGGATGCCGGTGTTCATGCCCTGCCCGCCGGCCGGCGGGTGCAGGTGCGCGGCGTCGCCGGCCACGAACACCCGGCCGACCTGGTAGCGGTCGACGATGCCGTGCTTGATCCGGAAGATCGACGACCAGCGCAGGTTGCTCGCGGTCGTGCCGGCCGGCGCGAGCTGGTCCAGCACGACCTGGATGTCGGCCAGCGACGGCGGGTCGTATTCCGCCGAGAAGCCGGGCGGGATGGCGCCCGCGCCGATCTCGGCCTGCAACCGCGGCGGCGCGAGGGTGGCCACCCGGTAGCGGCCCGGACCGCGCAGCGGCACGCAGACCAGCATGCCGCGCATCTCCTCGTCTTCGACCTGGATGAAGCGCAGCAGGTGGCCCTCCGGCATCGACCAGTCCAGGTCGACGTCGCCGAGCATGAACAGCTGCGGGAACATCCCCATGCCGCCCTCGAAGGTCAGCCCGAGGCTCTGCCGCACGGTGCTGTGCGCACCGTCGCAGCCGACCAGGTATTGCGCGCGGACTGTCTCGACGCTGCCGTCCGGGCGCAGCACCTGAGCGGTCACGCCGTCGGCGTCCTGGTCGAACGCCTGGAGCTCGTGGCCGCGCTCGACGCTCACGCCGTGGCCGGCGAGGCAGTTCTCCAGGATCCGCTCGGTCTCGTATTGCGGCAGGCCGACGTGGGCGAACGGCAGCTCCGGCAGGTCCCAGTCGACCTGGTGGGTCTGCTGGCCGTTGACGAAGACGGTCTGGCCGTGCAGCCAGACGCCCAGGTCCATCGCCTCGCGCGCGACGCCGATGTTCTCCCAGATCTCCATCGTGCGGCACTGCACGCCGATCGCCTTGTCGGCGGCCACGTTGCCGTCGGGGCGCTTCTCGATCAGCCGGCAGGAGACACCGCGCCGGGCCAGCTCGATCGCCGCGGTCAGACCGGCCGGGCCGGCTCCCACGACGAGCACGTCGGTCGAACCGTCCACCGTGGATCCCTTGCGGGCGACGACCGGTCGCGGCGCCGGCTGCGGTTGCGGTTGGGGCTGCGGCTGGGGTTGCGCTTGCGGTCGCGGCCGGGCGGCGGCCACCGGGGACGACGACACCGGCAGTTCGTCTTCGGGACGCACCGCGATGTGGTAGGTGGTCCGCTTGAAGTTGTCGCAGATGTATTGGATGAGCGGCGCCGTCTGGTCCAGGTGCCCCTGGTCGTCGGTCCAGGCGTTGAACGACGTCTCGTCCTCCCACTCCGCGAAGATGTGGTAGGTCCCGGTGCCGGGCTCGCGCAGCAGTTCCTCCCGGACGTGCCCGGGTGTCCCCCGCATCCGCTCGGCGACCTTGAGGTAGGCGCGTTCGTAGGCCTCCTCCTCGCCGGGAGCGACCGTGACGGTGACGTCGACCCGGATCCGGGGCCCCGCACCGATCACCGTCTCCAGCACCTCGTAGGTCGCCTTCTCGCCGGACTCGCGCAGGTCGCGCAGCGCGGCGGTGAGCCGCTCGCGCGCGGCGCTGGGGCCGAACGCCGCGAGCGCGGCCGAGTCGGCCCAGTCACTGACGATCAGGAAGGTACGCGAATCCTCGACGTCGCGGATCAGTTCCTGGCGCAGGCTGCCCGGCACCCGGCTGATGTGCGCCGCGGCCGACCGCCAGGCCCGCTCGAACTCCGCCGCGCAGCCCTCCCGGGCCCGCATTCGCAGGATGGTCCGCACTGGACTGTCATCGGGCATGCTGCAGACCCTCCTCGGGATAGCGCTTGAGCACGATCGAGCTGTTGAACCCGCCGAAGCCGCGGGCGTTGACCAGCACCACGTCGGCGGCCAGCCGGCGCGGTTCGCGGACCAGGTCGAGGTCGTGGCCGGGCCGGCTGAGGTTGCCGACGGCCGGCACGACGCCGTCCCGCAGTGCCAGCAGCGCGGTCGCCACGTTGAGCGCCGCGCCGCCGGAGCAGAGCCGGCCGACGAAGCCCTGCGGCGCGGTCACCGGCACCGGCCGGCCGAAGACCGCGCGGATCGCCGCGGCCTCCAGCCCGTCGAGCACCGGCGTGCCGGCGCCGTCGGCGACCACGAAACCGACCTCGTCGGGCGTAACATCGGCGTCGGCGAGGGCCTTGCGCATCGCGCGTTCGAGCTGGGCGCTGTCCGGCGCGGGTTCCTCCGGGTGGTGCCCGTCGTGCGTGGCGGCGTAACCGGCGATCTCGCCGTACACCTGCTGCACTCCCCGTTCCGCGGCGGTCGCGGCGTCCTCCACCACCAGCACCGCACCGCCCTCGCCGGGCACGTAGCCGTTGGCGTCGGCGTCGAACGGCTTGTAGCCGGCCCGCGGGTCGCGGCTGGCGGTGAGCCGGCCGCTGGTCTGCTGGCAGACCAGCGCGTAGGGGGACAACGGCGCCTCGGTGCCGCCGGCGATGACGGCCGGGGTGCCGCGCCGGATGATCCGGCGGGCCATGCCCAGGCTGTCGAGTCCGCCGGCGCCCTCAGAGACGAGCACGCTGTTGGGCCCCTTGGTGCCGTGCAGGATGGAGGTCTGCCCGACACTGGCGGCGTAGAACCAGGCGATCGACTGGTAGGCGCTGACCGCGGCGCGGCCCCGGCTCCACAGCGCCTGGATCTCCTTCTGGCCGAACTCGTTGCCGCCGGACCCGCTGGCCAGCACGACCGAGGTGGCGTAGGGGTCGTGCCCGGCCGGGTCGTATTTGGCGTCGTCGAGCGCCATCCGGGTGGCGGCCAGCGACATCCAGCTCCACTTGTCGGTCTGGATGATCAGGCGCGGGTCGACCAGGCCCTCGGCGTCGAAGCCGGACACCTGACCCTGCAACCGGTCGTCGTGGCAGCCCACGTGCAGGTCGCCGGCGAGCGTGGAGCGCCAGTGCTCCTCGGCGGTGAGCCCGCTCGGTGCGATCACCCCGATGCCGGTGATGACGGCCCTGGTCATGCTGACCACCTCCGTAGGACAGCGGCGGACTGGAAGCCACCGAAGCCGCTGCCGACCGAGAGCGCCACGTCGACCCGTTGCTCACGCGCGTTCTTCGGCACGTAGTCCAGGTCGCATTCCGGGTCGCGGTTCTCCAGGTTGGCGGTCGGCGGGATCACGCCGTAGCGGATCGCCAGCACGCACGCGGCGAGTTCGATCGCCCCGATCGCGCCGAGCGAGTGACCCACCATCGACTTGATGGAGCTGACCGGCACGTCGTACGCGTGCTGCCCGAGGCTCCGTTTGAACGCGGCCGTCTCGTGCCGGTCGTTCTGCTTCGTGCCCGAACCGTGCGCGTTGACGTAGCTCACCGCGGTCGGGTCGAGCCGGGCCTGGCCGAGCGCGTCGGTGATCGCCTCGGCCATCTCCAGCCCGTCGGGCCGCAGCCCGGTCATGTGGAACGCGTTGCTGCGGTTGGCGAACCCGGCGACCTCGCAGAAGATCTCGGCGCCGCGCCGGCGGGCGTGCTCGAACTCCTCGAGGATCAGGACCGCGGAGCCCTCACCCATCACGAAGCCGTCGCGGGTGGCGTCGAACGGCCGTGACGCGTGCTCCGGGTCGTCGTTGCGGGCCGAGGTGGCCCGGATCGCGTCGAAGCACGCCATGGAGATCGGCGAGATCGGCGCGTCGGCCGCACCGGCGATGACCACGTCGGCGTCGCCGTCCTCGATCAGCTGGTGGCCGTAGCCGATCGAGTCGAGGCCCGAGGTGCAGCCGGTGGAGATGACGGCGGCCGGCCCGTGCACCCGGTAGCGGCACGCCACCTCCGTCGCCGCGCTGCTCGGCACCAGCGCCTGGTAGAGGAACCGGCTGGCGTAGCGCTCGTCGACCTGCCAGTCCCGGCCGTGGTTGCTGACGTTGACGTATTCGTCTTCGAGGCGCGTGGTGGCGCCGACCGCGCTGCCGATGCTCACCGCGACCGCGTCCCGGTCGGTCGCGTCGAGGTCCAGGCCGCTCTCGGCCAGCGCCTCGTCGGCGGCGGCGAGCGCGAACTGGGTGAACCGGTCGTTGCGGTAGACCTCCTGCGAGGTCAGCCCGGCCTTGATCGGATCGAAGTCGCACTCGGCCGCGATCTGCGAGCGGAAGTCGGTCGGGTCGAAGAAGCTGATCCGCCGGGTCGCCGTCCGCCCGGCGGTCAGCAGCTCCCAGAACGCCCGCCGGTTGACGCCGCCCGGAGCGACCACGCCCACCCCGGTGACGACCGTCCGCCTGGTCACGGGCCCTCCCCGGGCAGTGCCTCGGTGTCCACATGGCCGAGTTCCGGCCGCGGCGCCAGCGGGCCGAGCGTGAAGACCAGGAACGCCGGCGCGTCACTGTCGTTCATCAGCCGGTGCTTGACCCCGATCGGAATGTGTACGCCGTGGTTGGCGGCCAACGAGACCTCGCGCCCGTCCAGCCGCACCGTGATGGCGCCTTCGACACAGAAGAGGAACTCCTCCGAGTACGGGTGCCAGTGCTCGGTCACCAGTTCGGCCGGCGCGAGCCGCAGCGTGCCCATGAAGCCCGACGTCGAGCCGACGGTGGCCGGCGAGAGGATCGTGCGGATGTCGCCGCCGCGGCGCCGGTTGGCCGCCACGTCGTCGATCGACACGACCCGGATCTCGCGCTTCGGCGCGGCCGGACCACCGATGCCGGCGCCGGCGTGGCTGTTGGCGGCGAGCTTCTCGACCTTCTGCCGGATGACGTCCATCTGGATCGCGGTGTTGGCGTTGATCCGGTCGGTCATCGCGGCGGTGTCGATCGGCGCGTCGGGGCGCATCCGGAAGTCCTGCACCCAACGCATCCGGGTGCCGTGGCCCTCGACCTCGTAGGTCCACTCGATGTTCATGAACTCGAACGGCCCCGGCTCGACCCGGCGGGCGACCACCCGCCGCCCGGCCCGGTTGAGGGTGCGCTCGGAGACCCAGGCCCACACCTTGCCGTTCTCGTCCGGGTGCATCGCGAGGCGGAAGCGCACCGTGTCGCCGCTGCGTTCGAGGATCTCCGCGGATGCGTACTCCGTGAAGAGTTCCGGCCATTTCTCGACGTCGTTGGTCGCTTCCCAGACGATGTCGAGCCCGGCGTTGATCAGCACGGAATTGTCGACATGCCCGATCGTGGGGGCGCTCATGCCGCCGGCTCCTTGGCCAGCCGCTTGTTGATCTCAGCGGTGATGTCGCCGACGGTCTGCGCCAGCGGGCGGTCGTCCGGCAGCTCGAAGCCATACAGCCCCTGCAGTTCCGACTGGAGCTGGAGGAACGCGAGCGAGTCCAGGCCCAGGTCGCCGAAGGTCTTGGCGGGATCCTCGGTACGCATGTCCTTGGGCAGTCCGACCTTGCTGACCAGCAGCGACATCAGGTCGTCGATGGTGAATGTCATCTTTCCTCCC
This genomic interval from Asanoa ferruginea contains the following:
- a CDS encoding sigma-70 family RNA polymerase sigma factor; the protein is MAAVRPDLEEVFRSAYPRVVGVAARVLGSRDEAEDVAQEVFLTFGRSAVPAGEAIGWLSVAAAHTALNHLRSGRRRMSREEAARDGGAVTPDIADAVVILDERRRVRAALARLPRRQAMALVLRHSGLTYAEVAAALDLSPGSVGTTVRRAESALREELNRHAPSD
- a CDS encoding calcium-binding protein; translated protein: MPTLRIAVAAGLGLLITAVVPAAAAAAPPPSPNKAYWADDNHLRYEGGIGKTNNLTITNYGRLPGVTKWLFDDVSQIVPGVGCVNVTGDNTKAICTEQDNTISWFAVYLGMGNDTLVFDAFFDTYTRIYGGTGGDTITVGDSADPYVEVYGEDGDDMITRTAGDSYLRISGGPGADELCGTDAYVTYDDHPAAVFVSLGGPAGDDGMPGEGDTVCGTVAGVSGTGFADGLVAGSGPADLSGKAGADVLVGGASSDTLFGGEGNDLIFGYAGDDWLVGEGGADTLNGGTGADDRCDYDALDTISACEDAY
- a CDS encoding cytochrome P450 family protein is translated as MTENVLPASELYTDEFAADPYPAFAKLREDSPVCPVTSPRFDSFLITRFDDAKAALNDPRLSKDLYGPEQHFLRIFGPNSEAINKNMLNSDPPEHSRLRRITSRAFAPRRIEALRPRVAEIVSELLDKVVPQGQADLMHDFAIPLPMMVISELLGIPTADHDQVLAWTQVIRESGSSGRPPAEERAAVQEAQLQLHHYLADVIQAKRAQPPADDMISSLIEACDQDGQLSERELVSTTFLLLFAGHQTTADFIGNAMVALLTNPEQLDLLLRTPELLPSAVEELLRFDGPLPVASPRIATEDLEFRGVRIPAGSIVGVAINAANHDPEAFADADRLDLSRERGPHMGFGHGVHYCLGVTLARIEAQIGIGALLRRLPGLRLALPVEELRRLPAASPFRGLIELPVRFNA
- a CDS encoding TcmI family type II polyketide cyclase; amino-acid sequence: MVFRNVIVCRIVPGSEQKVADVFGHFDKVTRPQDVGVTGRILLSLDDLYIHVVERAQDPEISGQKRGLPAFQEIADAIGQFVTPYPRNWENPSHSVAKPFYSWVAPNAQSSAANPMVIVQRIKPGSEPAVAQVFAESDNGPLPGQMGVTGRWLYSIDDVYVHLMERTDQAVAEGLGQNHHAPAFTKIIEDLSPYVAPYNPEKWRGPQDSMAKPFYSWKASD
- a CDS encoding TcmI family type II polyketide cyclase, which translates into the protein MNRSVIVARIKPGEEKSVARIFAESDATDLPHDLGVKTRSLYSLGDLYLHVIEFRDDPSEALRKGPALPGFQQISEDLRAYIQPYDPKTWKSPADAVAREFYNWRG
- a CDS encoding FAD-dependent oxidoreductase, which encodes MPDDSPVRTILRMRAREGCAAEFERAWRSAAAHISRVPGSLRQELIRDVEDSRTFLIVSDWADSAALAAFGPSAARERLTAALRDLRESGEKATYEVLETVIGAGPRIRVDVTVTVAPGEEEAYERAYLKVAERMRGTPGHVREELLREPGTGTYHIFAEWEDETSFNAWTDDQGHLDQTAPLIQYICDNFKRTTYHIAVRPEDELPVSSSPVAAARPRPQAQPQPQPQPQPQPAPRPVVARKGSTVDGSTDVLVVGAGPAGLTAAIELARRGVSCRLIEKRPDGNVAADKAIGVQCRTMEIWENIGVAREAMDLGVWLHGQTVFVNGQQTHQVDWDLPELPFAHVGLPQYETERILENCLAGHGVSVERGHELQAFDQDADGVTAQVLRPDGSVETVRAQYLVGCDGAHSTVRQSLGLTFEGGMGMFPQLFMLGDVDLDWSMPEGHLLRFIQVEDEEMRGMLVCVPLRGPGRYRVATLAPPRLQAEIGAGAIPPGFSAEYDPPSLADIQVVLDQLAPAGTTASNLRWSSIFRIKHGIVDRYQVGRVFVAGDAAHLHPPAGGQGMNTGIQDAWNLGWKLALAVRGAAAPGLLDSYEAERRPAGKAIVDRAVKIAFTDEMDMDDEREQFMLEMQMTLSYAGSPLVGSSGDLFDGGPQPGDRAPDVRDLRRFGVGHQVRVFELTRGTAHTLLVYADGSTGDDEYAGFDKLAEKARGSLNIYVVASPDATVPGTLETPVLRDASGAFRDAYGLRGTGAYLIRPDGHVGFRSSPVVATAIDEHLAGIFA
- a CDS encoding beta-ketoacyl synthase N-terminal-like domain-containing protein, with protein sequence MTRAVITGIGVIAPSGLTAEEHWRSTLAGDLHVGCHDDRLQGQVSGFDAEGLVDPRLIIQTDKWSWMSLAATRMALDDAKYDPAGHDPYATSVVLASGSGGNEFGQKEIQALWSRGRAAVSAYQSIAWFYAASVGQTSILHGTKGPNSVLVSEGAGGLDSLGMARRIIRRGTPAVIAGGTEAPLSPYALVCQQTSGRLTASRDPRAGYKPFDADANGYVPGEGGAVLVVEDAATAAERGVQQVYGEIAGYAATHDGHHPEEPAPDSAQLERAMRKALADADVTPDEVGFVVADGAGTPVLDGLEAAAIRAVFGRPVPVTAPQGFVGRLCSGGAALNVATALLALRDGVVPAVGNLSRPGHDLDLVREPRRLAADVVLVNARGFGGFNSSIVLKRYPEEGLQHAR
- a CDS encoding beta-ketoacyl-[acyl-carrier-protein] synthase family protein, with product MTRRTVVTGVGVVAPGGVNRRAFWELLTAGRTATRRISFFDPTDFRSQIAAECDFDPIKAGLTSQEVYRNDRFTQFALAAADEALAESGLDLDATDRDAVAVSIGSAVGATTRLEDEYVNVSNHGRDWQVDERYASRFLYQALVPSSAATEVACRYRVHGPAAVISTGCTSGLDSIGYGHQLIEDGDADVVIAGAADAPISPISMACFDAIRATSARNDDPEHASRPFDATRDGFVMGEGSAVLILEEFEHARRRGAEIFCEVAGFANRSNAFHMTGLRPDGLEMAEAITDALGQARLDPTAVSYVNAHGSGTKQNDRHETAAFKRSLGQHAYDVPVSSIKSMVGHSLGAIGAIELAACVLAIRYGVIPPTANLENRDPECDLDYVPKNAREQRVDVALSVGSGFGGFQSAAVLRRWSA
- a CDS encoding cupin domain-containing protein; protein product: MGGPAAPKREIRVVSIDDVAANRRRGGDIRTILSPATVGSTSGFMGTLRLAPAELVTEHWHPYSEEFLFCVEGAITVRLDGREVSLAANHGVHIPIGVKHRLMNDSDAPAFLVFTLGPLAPRPELGHVDTEALPGEGP
- a CDS encoding acyl carrier protein; this translates as MTFTIDDLMSLLVSKVGLPKDMRTEDPAKTFGDLGLDSLAFLQLQSELQGLYGFELPDDRPLAQTVGDITAEINKRLAKEPAA